A window from Psychrobium sp. MM17-31 encodes these proteins:
- a CDS encoding type II toxin-antitoxin system RelE/ParE family toxin, protein MIYKTRVFASLTKKETISDNDLITACLEMSDGLFDADLGGNLYKKRIASGNKGKSGGYRTIVGAVIGDRYFFLYAFAKSDRANINAKEKLALKELAKEILAFEEKEINQLVKDGELIKVGK, encoded by the coding sequence TTGATTTACAAAACCAGAGTTTTTGCTTCTTTAACTAAAAAAGAAACTATATCGGACAATGATCTAATCACTGCTTGCTTGGAAATGAGCGATGGTCTTTTCGATGCGGACTTAGGTGGTAACCTTTATAAAAAACGTATTGCCTCAGGTAATAAAGGTAAAAGTGGTGGCTACCGTACAATTGTCGGCGCAGTCATTGGAGACAGATATTTTTTCCTGTATGCCTTTGCGAAAAGTGATAGAGCAAATATCAATGCTAAAGAAAAACTGGCATTAAAAGAGTTAGCAAAAGAGATTTTAGCGTTTGAAGAGAAAGAGATTAACCAACTAGTAAAAGATGGTGAATTGATTAAGGTAGGTAAATGA
- a CDS encoding DUF4062 domain-containing protein, translating into MAKPRIFISSTYYDLKHIRNSIERFVSDLGYESVLFESGDIPFDHQDPLDESCYKEIETCHIFVLIIGGRYGSSVSNEENSLPEDELEKHYHHFNSITRKEYETAKKLDLPIYIFVDKGVSAEYQTYKENRENTSIKYAHVDSVNIFKLLDSIHLQRRNNLVREFEKFDDISSWLREQWSGLFAKYLSNRSSESNLKSLARQLGNLEDVASALKDYSENLLINVSPQNSEQLISETNEKLKHKKELSIFESYRFIKHLINDHGADPEKLFDVFVVSKTLTQFKNKANEMLPEGKTCGAFISPKVRFELEDLREELDLNEWKRMPRRKTPNK; encoded by the coding sequence ATGGCAAAGCCAAGAATATTCATTAGTTCAACTTATTATGATTTAAAACATATTCGCAACAGTATTGAGAGATTTGTTTCTGATCTAGGCTATGAATCAGTATTGTTTGAAAGTGGCGACATCCCTTTCGATCATCAAGATCCATTAGACGAATCATGCTACAAAGAAATAGAAACATGTCATATATTTGTTCTCATTATTGGTGGTAGATATGGTTCCTCTGTTTCGAATGAAGAAAACTCATTACCTGAAGATGAACTAGAAAAACACTATCATCACTTCAACTCGATTACGCGAAAAGAATATGAGACAGCTAAAAAACTAGATCTGCCAATATATATATTTGTAGACAAAGGGGTTTCCGCAGAATATCAAACCTATAAAGAAAATAGAGAAAATACATCTATAAAATATGCTCATGTAGATAGCGTAAATATCTTTAAACTTTTAGATTCTATTCACTTACAGAGAAGAAACAATCTAGTCAGAGAGTTTGAAAAATTTGATGACATCTCTTCATGGCTAAGAGAGCAATGGTCAGGACTTTTTGCTAAATATTTATCAAATAGATCCTCTGAATCCAACTTAAAATCATTAGCTAGGCAACTAGGTAACTTAGAAGATGTTGCAAGCGCTTTAAAAGATTACTCGGAAAACCTTCTAATAAATGTAAGTCCCCAGAACTCAGAACAACTTATCTCTGAAACTAATGAAAAACTTAAACATAAAAAAGAACTGAGCATCTTTGAAAGCTATAGATTTATCAAGCACTTAATTAATGACCATGGCGCTGATCCTGAAAAGCTTTTTGATGTATTTGTAGTATCTAAAACCTTAACTCAGTTTAAAAACAAGGCTAATGAGATGTTGCCAGAGGGGAAGACTTGCGGAGCATTTATTAGCCCTAAAGTAAGATTTGAGTTAGAAGATTTGCGAGAAGAATTAGATCTCAATGAATGGAAAAGGATGCCCCGGAGAAAAACACCTAACAAGTAA
- a CDS encoding DNA-binding transcriptional regulator yields the protein MMSDILKAVHDTAKGLQDSGAISKTTMRKFDALCLTTIHEFTPEQVKSLRKKNNLSQPVFAQYLNVSDKLVKKWEQGESKPRGAALKMLSLAEKKGLEAIA from the coding sequence ATGATGAGTGACATTCTAAAGGCAGTTCATGACACAGCGAAAGGCTTGCAAGATTCAGGAGCTATCAGCAAAACAACTATGAGAAAGTTTGATGCCCTATGTCTAACCACAATACATGAATTTACGCCGGAACAAGTAAAATCGCTTCGAAAGAAAAACAACCTTTCACAGCCTGTCTTTGCGCAGTATCTAAATGTCAGTGATAAGTTAGTGAAAAAATGGGAACAAGGTGAAAGCAAACCAAGAGGCGCGGCATTGAAAATGCTTTCTCTCGCCGAAAAGAAAGGCTTGGAAGCTATTGCATAA